A DNA window from Trichosurus vulpecula isolate mTriVul1 chromosome 2, mTriVul1.pri, whole genome shotgun sequence contains the following coding sequences:
- the C1QA gene encoding complement C1q subcomponent subunit A: protein MASWSWLAACMLALCLGSTLPQNVCRAPDGKPGQPGAPGLNGRPGLKGDRGEQGAPGVRTGVRGLKGDEGEPGPPGKPGNRGFGGPPGPQGPPGRPGESGPKGEEGRIQNQVKPAFSAVRKYPRQDRNVVIFDSIITNQEGRYHSNTGKFICNFPGYYYFTFQVVSTGDLCLFIVTSKGGQRSRSLGFCDNNSKGIYQVNSGGTVLKLAESDEVWIETDPSRGNKIYNGQDIDSIFSGFLLFPSN, encoded by the exons ATGGCCTCGTGGTCCTGGCTGGCAGCCTGCATGCTGGCCCTGTGCCTGGGTTCCACCTTGCCACAGAATGTGTGCAGAGCTCCTGATGGGAAGCCAGGGCAGCCTGGAGCCCCAGGTCTGAATGGACGCCCAGGACTTAAGGGGGATCGTGGTGAACAAG GGGCACCAGGAGTGAGGACAGGAGTCCGGGGTCTCAAGGGGGATGAGGGTGAACCTGGCCCCCCTGGAAAGCCAGGGAATAGAGGTTTTGGAGGTCCGCCTGGCCCCCAAGGACCCCCGGGAAGACCTGGAGAGAGTGGCCccaagggagaggagggaagaattcaAAACCAGGTCAAGCCGGCCTTCTCTGCAGTCCGGAAGTACCCACGACAGGATCGGAATGTGGTCATATTCGACAGCATCATCACCAACCAGGAAGGCCGCTATCACAGCAACACGGGCAAGTTTATCTGTAATTTCCCAGGCTACTATTACTTTACCTTCCAGGTGGTGTCCACTGGGGACCTTTGCCTCTTTATTGTGACCTCCAAGGGAGGCCAGAGAAGTCGCTCCTTGGGCTTCTGCGACAACAACAGTAAGGGAATTTATCAGGTCAACTCTGGTGGCACCGTGCTGAAACTGGCAGAGAGTGACGAGGTGTGGATTGAAACGGACCCTTCCCGGGGCAACAAGATCTACAATGGTCAAGATATCGATAGtatcttcagtggcttcctacttTTCCCCTCCAACTAA
- the C1QC gene encoding complement C1q subcomponent subunit C, giving the protein MKPPQGHSLNQLLFLLALLGGTQADPTSSCYGIPGMPGMPGVPGRDGRDGLKGPKGEPGIPAIPGTHGPKGQKGEPGLPGHPGKNGPMGPAGPPGDSGPQGPPGEPGTPGKYKLKFQSVFSVTRKTQEHPEPNRLVKFNMAITNPQGDYDVTTGKFTCKVPGFYYFVYHASLTANLCLSLFQSGTKKTTFCDHLSNKKQVTSGGVLLQVALGEEVWLEVNDFNGMVGTEGSDSVFSGFLLFPD; this is encoded by the exons ATGAAGCCGCCTCAGGGCCACAGCCTGAATCAGCTCCTGTTCCTCTTGGCCCTTCTGGGAGGGACCCAGGCTGACCCAACCTCCAGCTGCTATGGGATCCCTGGAATGCCTGGCATGCCTGGAGTTCCAGGGAGAGACGGCCGAGATGGGCTGAAGGGGCCCAAGGGGGAACCAG GGATACCAGCCATTCCTGGAACACATGGGCCCAAGGGCCAGAAAGGAGAACCAGGACTCCCAGGTCACCCTGGGAAGAATGGTCCCATGGGACCGGCTGGGCCCCCAGGTGATTCAGGCCCCCAGGGTCCACCAGGAGAGCCAGGTACCCCCGGCAAATACAAGCTGAAGTTCCAGTCGGTGTTCTCTGTGACTCGGAAGACCCAGGAGCACCCAGAACCCAATAGACTGGTCAAATTCAACATGGCCATCACCAACCCTCAGGGGGACTATGACGTGACCACGGGCAAATTCACCTGCAAGGTGCCGGGTTTCTATTACTTTGTCTACCATGCATCCCTGACGGCCAACTTGTGCCTCTCTCTGTTCCAGAGTGGTACCAAAAAGACCACCTTCTGTGACCATTTATCCAACAAAAAGCAGGTCACCTCAGGCGGGGTCCTGCTCCAGGTGGCATTGGGTGAGGAGGTGTGGCTGGAGGTCAACGACTTTAATGGCATGGTTGGCACTGAGGGTTCTGATAGTGTCTTCTCCggcttccttctcttcccagacTAG